Genomic window (Candidatus Acidulodesulfobacterium acidiphilum):
AACTCTTAAAAAACCATCTTTTTTTATAATATCGATTGTTTTCACCACCCTTTTTAAATAAATTTTTTTATCGCCGTTTATAATAATTAAATCTTTTTTATTAGCGACTCTTTGCTTCAATAAAGCCGGTAGGCCTCCTAACGTCGTTCTTTCTTTGTTAAGGTAAACGCCGCCGTTTTTCTTTAAAGTAATAGTATAATTATGCAATTTAACCGTCGAACCCTGCGAAGACTTAGGAAGATTAACGTTTAATCCTTTCTGATGAACCATGGAAAGAGTCACGAATATAAAAAATATTAAAAGAAAAAACATAGTATCTATCATAGGTATCAACTCTATTCTGGCTTTTTTAGTTTCCTGTTCGTTTATTAGTTTCATATTTTGTGCTTATCGCATTCCTCCCTAACGTTAATTATAATAAGCTATTAGGATTATAAATTTTTATTTGCCTAACTTAATGCGGATTCATTAGCCGCTATTTTAACGTTTTTATTTTCAAACTGAATTCTTTTTTGATTAGAACCAAAACTGTTATTGTCCTTTAAGTCGTTTTTGCTTATAAAATTTTCGAATTGCAATACGACGTATTCCATCTGTTTTTTTATTGAAATAATTTTGCTCTGAAAATAATTAAAAAATCCTAAACAAAGTATTGCTATAACTAAACCTGCAGCCGTATTTAAAAGGGCTAATGCAACTCCTCCGGTAATTGCGGTAGGATGAGACACGCCTGTCTTGCTTATCACGTTAAACGAAATCATAATCCCAATTATTGTTCCAAGAAGTCCTAAGAGTGGCGCCATAGTTATTAACGTGTCCAAAACCCACATATATCTTTCCATCTCTTTTGTATGCCTCATTGCTTCTTCAGTAAGGACTTCGTCCCTTTCGTCTTTTGAGAGGCACAGGTTATTTAAACCTACTGAAAGAAGGGAAGAATATATTCCGGGATGTTCATCGCAGTATTCTTTTGCTTTTTTAAGTCCGTTATCCGTTTTTAAAATACTTTTGATTTCTTCGCTAAAAGACGAACCTGTTTTAAGTACGCTGTGCAAAAAATAAAATCTTTCTACAATTACCGTAATAGCGACTAAAAGCAAAACCAGCATAACATACATAAGCGGACCGCCGTCAAAAAGTATTCCGATGGTGTGAATTATGTTCATTATTTAAACCCTCCTTTAATTTATAAGTTATTTGAAAATATTTAAAATTGTCGTTGTAAAAAAATCTTGCCTTGCTTTACGCCTGTTACCTGTTACCGCCGTTTTAATTTAAAATGTATTTTTATTAAAAAAGTCAGCGAATTTCTTTTTATGCCTTTTGGAAAAGAAGGAAACGGCGAGGATATTTTTATGGTTTTAACTGCCGAAGTATTTAAAGTACCGTATTGCGACCCTTTTTCGATCTTCTCAAAAACCAAGTTTCCGTTTTTTAAAATTTTGAACAATACATTTACGTATCCTTCCATACCTTCTTTTCTCGCATACGTGGGATAGATTAAATTATTTACTATTTTTGATTTTATTTCCGCAAAGTATTTATCTAATATGCTTGCAGGTATTTTCGTTTGAACATGATAAACTGCCGGCTGTTGTATAACAGGATTAACCGCCGCCATAGGCGACGTTACCGGAATTTGATTTACCTTTATCTGTTTTACCGCCCTTACTACTCTTTCAACTTTTTTAATTATCGGTTTTTTATATACGACTTTCTTTATCTTCTTGACAGGAACGACCTTTTTTTTGTGATGAACGACCGCTTTCTTTTTTTTCGGCACGCTGATTACGGAAATAAGCAGCGGCTTTACCCGCTTAACGGGTTTCATATAATTCTTAATCATAATTGAAACTTCCGCTATTAACAGCAAAAAAATTACTTCAAGAATTATTGCTATAAAAAACGAATATTTTAATCTTGTATTTTTATCGGGAAATTCTTTAATTACGTTTTCCATAATTTTTATTTTTAAGATTATTTGTTTAGCGTATTATTTAAAAAGATTTCCTGTACTTTTTTTAATATTTTTAATTTCTTCGTCCTTTTTATAAATAATTGCTTTTTTATCTACATTAATAGCTTCAATTATCATTTTATTTCCCGGATTTAATTTTTTCGCGTGCATAAGGTCTTTCAAAGAACTGTTGAATTCTTTCAAACCGTATTCGGCTCTTCCTTTTAAAAAAAATGCATAATAATTTTTTGGATTCTTTTGTATTATTTTATTTGCATAATATATTGCTCTTTTTAAGTGCGCAGGGTTGCTGTTTTCGTAACTCATCGCAAGATTTAAAGTCAAAAAATCAACTAGTTTTTTGTCCGATGCATAACTTAATCCTTTTTTGTATTGATTTATTGAATAGTTAATTCTTTTTG
Coding sequences:
- a CDS encoding biopolymer transporter ExbD — encoded protein: MKLINEQETKKARIELIPMIDTMFFLLIFFIFVTLSMVHQKGLNVNLPKSSQGSTVKLHNYTITLKKNGGVYLNKERTTLGGLPALLKQRVANKKDLIIINGDKKIYLKRVVKTIDIIKKDGFLRVSIAVNPVK
- a CDS encoding MotA/TolQ/ExbB proton channel family protein; this encodes MNIIHTIGILFDGGPLMYVMLVLLLVAITVIVERFYFLHSVLKTGSSFSEEIKSILKTDNGLKKAKEYCDEHPGIYSSLLSVGLNNLCLSKDERDEVLTEEAMRHTKEMERYMWVLDTLITMAPLLGLLGTIIGIMISFNVISKTGVSHPTAITGGVALALLNTAAGLVIAILCLGFFNYFQSKIISIKKQMEYVVLQFENFISKNDLKDNNSFGSNQKRIQFENKNVKIAANESALS
- a CDS encoding energy transducer TonB, coding for MENVIKEFPDKNTRLKYSFFIAIILEVIFLLLIAEVSIMIKNYMKPVKRVKPLLISVISVPKKKKAVVHHKKKVVPVKKIKKVVYKKPIIKKVERVVRAVKQIKVNQIPVTSPMAAVNPVIQQPAVYHVQTKIPASILDKYFAEIKSKIVNNLIYPTYARKEGMEGYVNVLFKILKNGNLVFEKIEKGSQYGTLNTSAVKTIKISSPFPSFPKGIKRNSLTFLIKIHFKLKRR